The stretch of DNA ACATGGCCGCGCGCTCGCTGTCGTGCGCGTGTTGCTTGGCACCGTATCCTCTCCAGAGCCTCTCTCTGCCGTACCTCCTGGATCCAGGCCGTCCGTGGTCGCCCGCCTGCATCGGCCGGAGATCGCACATAGCAGAGTCCGACCTTGCCCTGTCATCGCGCCATTGCTGTCTTATCGCCGGTCCagtgggaggaggaggtgtcCAGTAGTCGCCGCAGACAACAGCGCAGAGTCTTTGGTCAGGCTCTTTGCGCGACGAGGAAACATGGAGAGGCGCATCTTAATAGACCCCCGCGCTGCCCGGATGCGACTGCTCCGGCCGCTTCATCTCTCCAGACTTCGGTAGATTTATTCTCACGCGCACCCCAGCACCTTCGCTCCTGTGCAGGGCAAAATTGCCTCCTTGATGCTAGTCGCGGCCGCGTCCCGCACTTGTACACTGCATAGCCAGCTGTGAGAGTGAACAGCATCCTATGTACCCAGCTACTCGAGCCATGCATGTCAGTGTGTCACCAGCATCGCACCGCTACCTCTTCGAGCGAGCTATCAATATGGAGGCTCACTACTACATGCGCCGCGAGCTCTCACTAGCGCCTGGACATCGATTCGAAGTCTTGATTACAAAGTATTCTTTTCTCCGAAGACATCGCATGTTTTCTGCATCTCAGTCTGCCCCCAGACAAAATTGTTACCACATGTATCTCTCTGAGACAAGAGACAGCTGAACACGTGGAGAATAATCTCAATTTGTAGTAGCGGAGTTCATTGCTGATGATTAATCTACAGCAGCCCTTGGCACAGTAACGTCGAGCAGTGCATGTACCTTATGCTCACTGACTCCACAGACATGCCTCTAATAGATCAACGTCGACTCCCCAAGTCATGCAAACCCCACTGCGCCGGCTCACATCTTTCCTACTCTTTACAGCCATGTACAAAAGGACGTCTTTTTCCCAAAATCGGTTCTATATTGCTCTACCACTTCTTGCTGGCCTCCTCTAGCTCTTGGTACAGTGCTGGAGCTGGTGGTGCAGGTCCGGCGCCAGGGAGGGGTGGAGGCGAGCTACCGCCGTCCGAATCGCCTATCCCACCAGGCGTCCCGCTAGAAGGCTGACCAGGCGTGGGTCCAAGAGGTTTGTTGTCGCCGCTCCCGGAAAAGTACTTGGAGAACTCCCCAGGGTCAGCCCATGGACGCTTGCCGAGTAGACGAACCATGTCGTCTCTGTCAATCATTTCCTTTTTCAAAAGCTCCTCCGCCACGAGGCCGACCtcgtgcttcttctcctcaagTAATTGTCGGCATTGTTTGTAGGCTTCGTTCACGATTCGCTTCACTTCCGCATCGATATTCTGCGCCGTCTGCTCGGAGAAGGGCTTCTGAAGTTGTGTTTCTTGTGTCTCGCCGCTGTCGGGATAGTAGATGTATCCGAGATTTGACATTCCCCATTTCGTCACCATGGCAGTTGCCATTCGCGTGACTTTGTTGAAATCGTCACTAGCTCCCGATGTGACGGTATCGAAGTGCAATTCTTCGCTGACTCTCCCGCCAAGTGTCATGGCCATACGATCCATGAGTTGCTTGACGTTCATGAGAACAGCATCGTTGCCTCCGCCTGGCAAGTACTGAGCATAACCCAGGGCTCCAGCGCCACGTGGGATGATGCTGACCTTGAGAAGGGGGTCGGCCCACTGGAAGTACCACCCACAGATGGCGTGGCCAGCTTCGTGGTAAGCGacagtcttcttctcctcgggcGTGAGTACAAGGGACTTCTTCTCAAGACCTCCAATCACACGCTCGATGGCCTGCTCGAAGTGTTGCATAGTCACAGAGTCGGCTGCAGCTCGGGCAGCAACAAGCGCTGCTTCGTTGACACAGTTGGCGATGTCAGCACCCGCAAATCCCGGAGTGAGTGCTGCCAGACGACCCTTGAGGTGCTCGATATCCTCATTGGTAACAATGCTCTTCAGATGCACCCCGAATATTTGCTTTCGGCCATCCATGGTCGGCCTGTCGATGGCAATGTGTCTGTCAAAGCGCCCGGGTCGCATGAGCGCTTTATCGAGAACATCCGCTCTGTTCGTACCGGCGAGCACAACCACTTGTTCTGAGGTGTTGAATCCATCCATCTCCGTCAGAATTTGGTTCAGCGTACTCTCTCGCTCGTCATTGCCACCACCGAAAGACTGCTTGGCACGTGCCTTTCCGATGGCGTCAATTTCGTCGATAAAGATGATGCAAGGTGTGTTTTTGCGGGCGTTGGCAAACAGATCTCGCACACGACTTGGGCCAACACCAACAAACATTTCCACGAATTCAGATCCCGACACGGAGAAGAATGGTACGCCACTTTCTCCGGCAGTGGCCTTTGCTAAGAGCGTTTTACCGGTTCCAGGAGGCCCAGAAAGAATGGCACCACGTGGAATCTTTGCACCGAGCTTCTGGAACCTGGCCGGGTCTTTGAGGAAACCAACGAACTCCATGATCTCAGTCTTGGCCTCGTCCATGCCGGCAACATCGGAAAACTTGACTTTGATGTCTGTCTCGTGGTTGAATTTCTTGGCTCGACTGCGACCCATGCCAAAGATTCCACCTTGCCCACCACCCGCGCCTGACGCAGCTCTTCGAGACATGTACGCGATAGCGCCGATGAAAAGTAACGTAGGTCCAAATCCAAGGATGATGTTCGCCCAGCTGCCCTCCTCGTGATAGGAAATAGGTATCCTCTCTGAACCGGGTATCCGCAATTCATTCTGAGCTTCATCGACTCGTCGCTCGAACGCCTCTACTGAACCGATGctgaagtagtagtagaaacCTTGTTGTGCAGCTGGCGACTCCGGATACATTGCTGCCACGTTGTCGCGATGAAGATAGACACGAACCCTGTTGCCATTGACGACGACCAGCTTTTCAACCAAGCCCTTGTCGAAGAAAGTATTCCTGAACTCCTGCCAGGTGATTTCTCTGCTGTTCTCGGTAGGCATCACGAGTCGGTATAGCATGTATGCGACGAATGCAGAGACGAGGAAATTCGAGAGATCGAGCTTCACTTCAGTGACTTTGCCGAACGGACTTTCGCCTTCCTGTtttcccttcttcttgccaccGTCTTTCTGCCCACTCGATCCTGCCGGTCCCGGCTCATCTGATGTCTTTTGCTTGGGCTCCGTGTCCTTCTCGTTCACAATATCCTCAGCTGTCTGTCTCGCAATGTGCGTCGTGAGTCGCCACAGCTTAGCAGCACGTGCAGGAGACATGCCCTCCTTGGACACCTCAGCTATTGTCTCACGCAACTCTGTTGGCAAACCCTctttcttgatcttctgcaGAGCCTTATCGATGTCCTCGGCCATAGATGCAGGCATGCCCTTCTTCACTAGCGCAAAGGTGTCCTCGAGCGCCTTCTCTTCGGCCGCAGTCAACTTGGACTTGCCGTCTTCTGGTTCCTCAGGCTTTTTCCCTGGTGGCGGCTGCGGATTTGAAGACAGTGGCGATCGCTGTGAGTACAGGTCCTCAATGCCCTTGGGTGAGGCGCCCGGCTTGCCCTCAACGTGTTTGCCATCCTTGTCCTTCTCTGTTGAATACTGTCGACTTCGAGCATATGCGTATAACGGCCGAGGAAGCGACGCAGGTCGTTGAGCTAGCGCGCGCGATAATGAAGCAGCCTCGAGGAGCTGTCGAGACGAGCGCGCAATGGTTTGCGGCCGTCGGAGGAGCACTCCCGACATGGGCTGCGGTGCGCTACAGAAGGAGATGGCGGAGGCCGAGGTTGATGCTATGGCGCGGGCACGACCATGCACAGTGGTACCGGGGATTCCAGTTGAACGGGCGGCGGAGGGTGTTGATAGTTGGTCGATCGGAAGATGAGGCAAAAGGTCAAGGCAAGGCATCTATGATGACGAGACGGAACAGCGGCGACAATCTGTGCCAAGCTCTGCAGAGCCGCAACTCTCTCCCGACTTCACCTACATCTTGACGCGTTCGACACGCACACGCAACCTTCCCTACATGTCCCCTCCTCCATCGTCATGACTACATTTCAGCAGAACCGTCAAATGAAAGCAGAGAGGTGGCTCAGAGAGCATCGTCGTAACAGCGAAGTTGTACAGAGCTCTTGCTGAGGTATTTGAGATGATGCTCCTCGCACGCTGCTTTGAGTCATCTGAAGGGTGTTGCCAACAATGTTCAAAGTAAACATACTGAGATTTATTTTGCCGAGAGTACTGTACGCTTGAACGCGTTCACTAATGCAGGAAGCCCATAACACCCCATGAACGATTGCAACCCGCCCCCAAGCGCCGCCATGTTCTGTCATTGCCATGATTCGGGACACATCCAACCATGCAAACCCTAGAGTCCCAAAGAGCCTCCAGAAATACGAGATCCCGATCCCCAAAACACAAGAAAAGTTCGCGTAGCGCCGCGCCTGTAATGTTTAATGTTTCCCGATCCCCATAACCACAGCGTTCTCCCCGTCAAATTACCGCCTCTTCACAAATGGAGAAGGCATCATATCTTCCAGGATGGCTGGGTTGCCGATCCACTTGGCCGGACTCTGTGGCACTGATGCCCCGCTGAGCTCCACCAATGTTCTACCTCTGACGGCAGGCCTGACATTCTCcttctctgctgcagcactgaAGATGTTTCGCTTCAGTGGCTCGCCCGTCAAACGTTCTTGGAAACCCTTGCGAGGTGAGATAAAGCCTCTCATGTGCGTCGGTGCCGGCGAAGGGTCGGCCATATGAACATCCATAGGGCTGTCTTTGGCGATGTTGTTGCAGTTGGCGAAAGTCTTCGCGCGCACGAACGGCTTGCGCtcgcgcttcttcggaggTGGCTTCGTGCGATTTGCAAGAGGCGACACAATGTCATCCTGCGCTTCTGCAGTTTCGAGAGCATCGTTGCCGAGGGAGAGAGATGTCAGGTCCTGTTCAATGATGGATTCATCGAGGTCAGGCAGTGACGATGCATCTGTGTCTGGCAACTTGCGCTGGAAGTTGTTGAGACTGGCAATGTCTCGGCGGGCGGGAGGTGGTGTGGAGGATCGGATGTTGTGCGTATAATTCGACGACTGGGTGGCCGTTGAGGGCAGGCTTGCCAGATGAAGTGCCAGCTTCTCTTCCGCTCGCTTCTCGACCGCTGCGTCGAATTGACTAAGGAGCTCTGCTTTGTTCTTTTCGTGGGCTTCGTGAACTTTCTGATCGATCGCCAAGGTTGCACGCGCGTGCCATTCCATCTCGACCTTCTTGTTCGCCTCGCGAAGCTTGCTTACTTCACATTGCAAATCTTGTATTTGTTTCTGTGCGGCTGCGAGCTTGGAGAAGGCAGAATCGCGATCAATTTGTAGCTTGCCCAATTGGCCCAAGGCTGAGGCTTGTTCCAGACGCGTGCGGGCGACCTTGATGTTGGCAACGCCAAGCAGTTGCGCGCAGTCAGGTCGCTGGCGTGGATCGGTCTTCAAGCACCAGGAGATGACGTCCGTAAGGTCCTGGCTGTACTGTGTTGGCAGAGGCTTGATATATcccttcttgatcttcaaAACAAGCTCCATATGGCTGCGTGCTTCGAAAGGCACTTGGCGTGTTGCAAGTTCGTAAATGATGCATCCCATAGACCAGATATCCGAGTGATGCGAGTATCGCTCTGCAGCACATATTTCCGGACTCATGTAGAATGGTGTGCCGACATAGGTGCTGGCGAAGTCATGAGAGGCGATGATCTTGGACAGACCAAAGTCACCAAGCTTAACACTGTTGTTTTCGCCGAGAAACACTAAATGGTCAGCAAGTGAGCAGGAAGTGAGGGAGTCGGAGGCATACCATTCTCAGGTTTGAGATCGCGATGCAGGATAACTGTGTGACCCTGCTTGCTTACGAGCGCCTTGCCCTTACGCACATTGCCTTCTTTACCAGCGGCCGGCGGGTCCTCTCCATAATGGCATCGATACAGCGCTCCCACGAGCTGTGCGAAGATTGCCCAAATGAACTCCTCATCGGCCATCTTGTTCCTCTCTTTCAACTTTCTGATGTAACCACCAAGATCTCCGTTACCGCAGTATTCCATATACAAGTGGAGGTCGTGTGATGACTTGAGGTGCTGGCGGTGGTAGTATTGTACGATGTTTGGATGGCGTAGCGATTCGAGGATGCGCAGCTCAGCGTGCAGTTGTTCCTTTTCGCGATCTGACATGCGGGTGTACGAGATCTCTTTGCGGCAGATGACCTCGCCATCCGCCTTTCTCCGCACCTTGCGGATGACTCCAAACGAGCCTTGCCCTATCTTCTCCAAGACTTCATAGTCGCTGTCGGTAGCCATGGCTGGCTGGTATTCCTGTAAGAGAGTATGTGGTACTGTGCTGTCTACAGTGTCGCAAGTCTAACAAGGAAGGGCTGTTGGATTAGTATGAGCATTAACGAGGCGCTCGCAGAGTTCAGCTGTACATGTGCAGTAGAGGTGCAGTCTGATCAGACATGGCATTCGAAAGGTCAAGCCTGTTCGCAGAGCTTAAGGAACTGTTGACAGAGCCGTTGCTACGTAGCAACGGCTCGCTTAACCCCAGCGCATGCGTGCGCCAAGACCATGCGGCTCAATGCCGACATTCGCCGGTCGCACGTCGATGGCACGGTCTTGACGCGTACAAAGCACTACGGGCGTGCTCCCCATCACTGTCGGTCATTATTCAGGCATCAAGCAGGCGAAGCCACATCAGCTGCCTTGCGCTACCCTGCGGACGAGGTTGTCGAAGGGACGGGGCGACGTGATCTGACAACCATCCGTCGCTACAGCGCCACCCGCACAGCGACCCGATGCGCTGGGATCTCGGATCTAAATCTAATCTAATCAATTGCGAACAGAAAGTCTGTGCTGTGACGTCTTGCCACCCTCTCGATCCAGACTTCACTTTTGCATTCGACCCCATATATTGCACGCCTTCCTGGTGCGAGAAGCTACCATGGCTGATTCACTGCTTGGGAAGCATCAGCTGGAAAAGGCTCTGTACGACGAGAAGCAGGAAATCTCCTCTGGCCGACTCAAGGACGAGAATCCTCTTGACACCAGCCTCGAGTTCCGGAAGTTCTGTGAAGCATGTCGAAGAGGCGACCTTCGAATTTGTCAAGAACAGATCAGCAAAGGTGTCAATATCAATGCTCGAGATGAGTACGATTACACGCCTTTGATTCTTGTAAgtcctctatcctctagaACCCGTCACCTGGGCTGATTGCTGATGAGGCGGGTTGAGGCGTCACTATGTGGCCACTACGAAGTAGCTCAAatgctgctggagcaagGAGCTTTGTGTGAGCGCGATACCTTCCAAGGTGAACGATGTCTTTACAATGCCTTGAACGATCGAATTCGGAATCTCCTATTGCAATACGACTACAGTAAATCGACAGACCCTCTACAGCCCTTGGCAGCACATGTTACAAGCCTTTTGACGAGAGTGTCGCCCAAAACATCGGATATCACCGTCGAGGCTGGAACGGAGAAGTTCGAGCTTCACAAATTCGTTCTCAGTGCACGAAGTCCATATTTCGCCAAGaagctcgctgctgcaccCGAAACGACACACTGGAAACTGTCCAGTTCAATTGCACCTCAGTCATTCGAGACATGTATAAAGTATCTCTATCTTGCCGAAGTGGGTGCGGATCTCGGCGATGGAGAGGAGGCGCAAATCATCCTGACAGGCATCGACAAGCTCAGTCGCCAGCTGGAGATCGAACAGCTATTCCAGGACATTCTTGCATCCGGCGACCGAAGACAGGCTCGACAAAGGCGAGCTGAAGAAGTACAACGGAGCAGAGATCAACTTGCAGATTGGTTCGCCAACAATGTTCTCAAGCACAAGATGACAGTGGAGAGCGCGAAGGCAAACGACGTGAAGTGGGATCGAGATAATGGCATTTTTGCGGATGTGCTTCTTCGtgccgatgaagatgaagatgtcgaaggaACAGATACGCCATCAATGGAACAAGATGTGCGGCGGAAAGAAGGTCCTCTCAACGGCATTCCAATTGGCAACTTCCAACGTCAAGCCTCCCGAGCCTCATCACAGGCACGAAAATCGAGGCGATCAGTGCTATTTCCCTGCCATCGAgccatgctgctgcgatCCGAGGTTTTCGCAACCATGTTCGCTTCGCCCTTCCGAGAAGGTCAAGAATCGAAGCACTTGCAGATTGTACCAGTGGACTGCTCGCCCGAAGTCCTCGAGATTATCCTAACGTTCATGTATACTGAAAAAGCAGACTTCACATTATCGATCGCACTGGACGTACTCAATGCCGCAGACATGCTATTCATCGACAAATTGAAACAGCGAGCAGCGCTATTGATCAGCACTTTAGGCGCAGGCGCCAGTGTTGTCGAGGCCGACAATCCGAGAGGAGAGACCGAGGCGGAAGATCTACTGGACATTTACGATGTGGTACGAGCAGGATGGGATACCCGCGTACACCGTTTAGAGGAGTTTGGTGCGAGATACATCGCATACCGACTGGAACGGTACATTGACGAACCGGAATTCAGAGAGCTCGTGCAGGAGTCGGCGAATCGGATCAAATCTCGTGAGGAGACAGATACTGTTGAGCTCATAGATGATATCCGCTACTATCTGTCAGAACGCTTCCGCCTTCGTTTTGAGGATACTGGTTTCGACGAGACCTTCGACGAGTCGCCCGCAGACGATTTGAGAGAGGGCATTGAAAAGCTCCACATTGACGAAGGCGTCGATGTTGATACTCCAGTACAGGCCGGACAGAGTGCAGAGAATATGGAAGGGCAGGTCGTCATTCGAACATTAGATGGAGAAATTGCAGGTGACGAGTTCGCGCAGGATGCTATGAATTATCAAATCTTACTGGGAAAGATAGACACGCTGATGGAGAATTTGGGGCTGGATGGCTAGAGCTATGAATAGATGCTTTGCCCATGAGCCTAGATTTTGACTTGCCGCCGGACAGTGGCGTTCTCAAAAGCTTTGCTCCTCCCATCCTGATTGTGGCACGGATATTATGAGCTGATTTTGATTTGCGACCATGCCGGAGTCAGCTCGAATGTGAATACGGACTCAAGAAATGTGCCCTGTGGGAATCTCTTGCTCCCAGAAAATGGAGGGAAAAGACCTCGCTGAGAGACAGCAGCGGCGCGATGCTTGGCAGAAGGAGAGGGTAGTCACCGCTCATCAATTGAGCCTCGGGCTAATATCACGCCCATAAGAGTTCTCCGGGGATTGACTGCCTTCCGCCGTTCGTGGCCCAGATGTCCGGGTGTAACATGGAATTGTTGCAGCATGGCTTCCTCCCGACACCCTTTCGGCGCAGGACGTTCGAAAGTGACGCTACGTTTTGGGGCGCTTTCGTCTCGAAACAGAAGCTGTCTTGTTATCATACCCCGGATGTGCAGTCCGATGTGGTGACGAGAAGTTGGTGACGTGAATCGCTTCCTGTGGTGTGTATGACTGGATGCCAACTTGTTTCGGAACTTCCGCAAAATATGGCGTCGTTCCAGTTTCGGCGCTCATTAGTGCATCGAGCCAAACAATTAGCTGTATAGTGGTTGCTGGTAGACCAAGATTCGCGAGACCTCCACGCATGTTGATCATCCTGTTATATTGTCAGTCAACGTAAATACGCGCGAGAGCATTAGCTCATCACTCACCGCAGTTGGGCAGGACGGTGCATTGTGTGGGCAAGCTCGCGATTGCCATAAATGTGCTCATGTAGTGCTATACGCCCAACAGCGAGAATGACTGGAATGGATGTTGCGCGCTCCGGATCTGCCAAGGCTTCTTGCATAGCCTGCACTGTCTTGTGTCGGAGCCACAGTGCTGCCTGAACTGGGAAGAGCCCTTCAGCTACGGGAATCCCACTGGCAAGGAAAAGTGAGGTGTAGAATAACACTGGCTCACTCAGCTCCTGCTTACGAGACCAAACGGTGTATGATTGCAATTCCGTTGGCGAGGCTTTGATCACTCGTGTCGAGCGAGGCAAGACCACATTGTACCAGTAGCTGATCAGCTTCCCGTACCAGTTTCGATATCGTACGGGATATGTCAGAAATGGATCCCGCATACTCGCGTCCATGGAGGTCAGATCAGGGAGGTACATCTCGAAGTTTGCAGGAGACAATGAACGATCGCTGCCAGTCGGGGACGGTTCGCGTCTGATAGGGAGCGTGGCTCTTTTTCGTCTCATGTTCGCTTGTACGCCGCCATCCTCGATATCGCTCGTGTCTGAATGCTCTCTTGCGCGCTTAGTGGCCTTGTGCGTTTCGCTTGACTCCTTTGAACTCGCTTCGAGAGAGGATAGTGTTgatgtcgagctcgaagatccACCTTGGCTGGCACTCTTCAACAGTCGCAGGTTGACCTCGGTTTTCATTGCGCCTCTGGGAGCAACACGGTGGGAGTAGGCCGTGGCTTTGCTCCTGATGAGCTTCCGAGAAGTCTTCTTTTGGTTCTCATCGTCTCCATAGTCAAAGTTGACAAAGACAAAACCTGGGTTCTCacttgcttgctgctgcgcaaGGCGTGTCGAGGTTCTGATCTGCTCCTCATCATAATCGGAGTTGGCCTGCACGAAATTGACCTTGTCGCTCATTGGAGTTGAGGGGGAGAAATTGCTCCGGAGATCCAGGAAGGCGCTTGGCAGTAGGCTGGTGGCAGTCAAGGCATTGCCGCCAGTGTCAACCAGCGTGACGAGAGTGTCGCGTGTCGAACTTTGGGTACGGAGCTGGCcgcttttgctgctgttgttgggaTATGTCAAAGAATGGCCTGGACGCTACTCGGAGCGACGAATTCGCATGCTTCGTGGTTCCGCTCCAGCAGAGCCGGAATTCGAGCCGTGGCTGCCCTTGTGCTACTGCGTG from Cercospora beticola chromosome 1, complete sequence encodes:
- the YTA12 gene encoding Mitochondrial inner membrane m-AAA protease component (MEROPS:MER0002605); translated protein: MSGVLLRRPQTIARSSRQLLEAASLSRALAQRPASLPRPLYAYARSRQYSTEKDKDGKHVEGKPGASPKGIEDLYSQRSPLSSNPQPPPGKKPEEPEDGKSKLTAAEEKALEDTFALVKKGMPASMAEDIDKALQKIKKEGLPTELRETIAEVSKEGMSPARAAKLWRLTTHIARQTAEDIVNEKDTEPKQKTSDEPGPAGSSGQKDGGKKKGKQEGESPFGKVTEVKLDLSNFLVSAFVAYMLYRLVMPTENSREITWQEFRNTFFDKGLVEKLVVVNGNRVRVYLHRDNVAAMYPESPAAQQGFYYYFSIGSVEAFERRVDEAQNELRIPGSERIPISYHEEGSWANIILGFGPTLLFIGAIAYMSRRAASGAGGGQGGIFGMGRSRAKKFNHETDIKVKFSDVAGMDEAKTEIMEFVGFLKDPARFQKLGAKIPRGAILSGPPGTGKTLLAKATAGESGVPFFSVSGSEFVEMFVGVGPSRVRDLFANARKNTPCIIFIDEIDAIGKARAKQSFGGGNDERESTLNQILTEMDGFNTSEQVVVLAGTNRADVLDKALMRPGRFDRHIAIDRPTMDGRKQIFGVHLKSIVTNEDIEHLKGRLAALTPGFAGADIANCVNEAALVAARAAADSVTMQHFEQAIERVIGGLEKKSLVLTPEEKKTVAYHEAGHAICGWYFQWADPLLKVSIIPRGAGALGYAQYLPGGGNDAVLMNVKQLMDRMAMTLGGRVSEELHFDTVTSGASDDFNKVTRMATAMVTKWGMSNLGYIYYPDSGETQETQLQKPFSEQTAQNIDAEVKRIVNEAYKQCRQLLEEKKHEVGLVAEELLKKEMIDRDDMVRLLGKRPWADPGEFSKYFSGSGDNKPLGPTPGQPSSGTPGGIGDSDGGSSPPPLPGAGPAPPAPALYQELEEASKKW
- a CDS encoding uncharacterized protein (BUSCO:EOG092626EQ) → MATDSDYEVLEKIGQGSFGVIRKVRRKADGEVICRKEISYTRMSDREKEQLHAELRILESLRHPNIVQYYHRQHLKSSHDLHLYMEYCGNGDLGGYIRKLKERNKMADEEFIWAIFAQLVGALYRCHYGEDPPAAGKEGNVRKGKALVSKQGHTVILHRDLKPENVFLGENNSVKLGDFGLSKIIASHDFASTYVGTPFYMSPEICAAERYSHHSDIWSMGCIIYELATRQVPFEARSHMELVLKIKKGYIKPLPTQYSQDLTDVISWCLKTDPRQRPDCAQLLGVANIKVARTRLEQASALGQLGKLQIDRDSAFSKLAAAQKQIQDLQCEVSKLREANKKVEMEWHARATLAIDQKVHEAHEKNKAELLSQFDAAVEKRAEEKLALHLASLPSTATQSSNYTHNIRSSTPPPARRDIASLNNFQRKLPDTDASSLPDLDESIIEQDLTSLSLGNDALETAEAQDDIVSPLANRTKPPPKKRERKPFVRAKTFANCNNIAKDSPMDVHMADPSPAPTHMRGFISPRKGFQERLTGEPLKRNIFSAAAEKENVRPAVRGRTLVELSGASVPQSPAKWIGNPAILEDMMPSPFVKRR